One stretch of Musicola paradisiaca NCPPB 2511 DNA includes these proteins:
- a CDS encoding GNAT family N-acetyltransferase, which translates to MATNLTWHDWNIKELNLYALYDILALRSQVFVVEQQCAYQDLDGLDLVDGNRHVTAWLNGKLVACARLLAPRPGRDAVTIGRVVVSPAVRGQRVGHSLMEHAIQACARHWPGKALFLSAQAHLQHFYEQHGFCVCGDGYDEDGIAHLPMQSPAQPTHG; encoded by the coding sequence GTGGCAACGAATCTGACTTGGCATGACTGGAATATCAAAGAACTGAATCTGTATGCGCTGTATGACATTCTGGCGTTGCGCAGCCAGGTGTTCGTCGTTGAACAACAATGTGCTTATCAGGATCTGGACGGCCTGGATCTGGTGGACGGCAACCGCCACGTCACCGCCTGGCTGAATGGCAAACTGGTGGCTTGCGCCCGGTTGCTGGCGCCTCGTCCGGGGCGCGACGCGGTGACTATTGGTCGGGTTGTTGTTTCTCCCGCAGTGCGCGGGCAGCGGGTCGGGCACTCGTTGATGGAACATGCTATTCAGGCTTGCGCCCGCCACTGGCCGGGGAAAGCGCTGTTTCTTTCCGCGCAGGCCCATTTGCAGCATTTCTATGAGCAGCACGGATTTTGCGTATGCGGCGACGGCTACGACGAGGACGGTATTGCGCACCTGCCGATGCAGTCGCCGGCCCAGCCGACGCACGGTTGA
- a CDS encoding entericidin A/B family lipoprotein, whose product MKTITAMIMVLLLAASLSGCNTARGFGQDVQKLGGAISRTAN is encoded by the coding sequence ATGAAAACGATAACCGCCATGATCATGGTGCTGCTGCTGGCCGCCAGCCTCAGCGGCTGTAATACCGCCCGTGGCTTTGGCCAGGATGTTCAGAAACTCGGCGGCGCCATCTCCCGCACCGCCAATTAA
- the hemW gene encoding radical SAM family heme chaperone HemW — LRQAIELSPPHLSWYQLTIEPNTLFGSRPPRLPDDDALWDIFEQGHQLLSAAGYQQYETSAYAKPGYRCRHNLNYWRFGDYLGIGCGAHGKLSFADGRILRTVKTRHPRGYMQGNYLHQSNEVAMADRPFEYFMNRFRLLEAAPRDDFTALTGLPESAVRRQIDDALRQGYLTESADHWQITQHGKLFLNSLLELFLTE, encoded by the coding sequence ATCTGCGCCAGGCCATCGAACTCAGCCCGCCGCACCTGTCCTGGTATCAGTTGACGATCGAGCCGAATACCCTGTTCGGCTCCCGCCCGCCGCGCCTGCCGGACGACGATGCGCTGTGGGACATCTTCGAACAGGGGCATCAGTTGTTGAGCGCAGCCGGGTATCAGCAGTATGAAACGTCCGCCTACGCCAAACCCGGCTACCGCTGCCGCCACAATCTCAATTACTGGCGTTTCGGCGACTATCTGGGGATTGGCTGCGGCGCGCACGGCAAGCTGTCGTTTGCAGATGGGCGCATCCTGCGCACCGTCAAAACCCGCCACCCACGCGGCTATATGCAGGGCAACTACCTGCACCAGAGCAATGAGGTGGCGATGGCTGATCGGCCGTTCGAATACTTCATGAACCGCTTCCGTTTACTGGAAGCCGCGCCACGGGACGATTTCACCGCGCTGACCGGTCTGCCGGAAAGCGCGGTACGCCGCCAGATCGACGACGCGCTGCGCCAGGGCTACCTGACGGAAAGTGCCGACCACTGGCAGATCACTCAACACGGCAAGCTGTTTCTGAATTCATTGCTGGAGCTGTTTCTGACGGAATAA